Within the Arthrobacter sp. V1I7 genome, the region GGCCAGCGCCGCAGAAAAGATTGCCGCAGCAGGCGGAAGCACCACCGCCCTCTAAGAAGGCGGCGGGGCAGTAGACCGTTGTTGAAACTCCCGGTACCGAGGGGCCCAGGCCTCCGGTGCCGGGAGTTTTCTCATTTCCGCGCCCCGCCGATTGTCCGCAGGGCGCATCCACCCGTTAGACTCTGTTGTTGGGTTTATTTGACCTGCCTCACACGGCTTTACTTACCACTCAGGAGGACGCTTGCTTAGCGCATTCGGCCGGGCCTTTCGCACGCCTGATCTGCGACGCAAGTTGTTGTTCACGCTGGGAATCATCACAATCTTCCGCTTGGGTGCTTTCATCCCCTCGCCTGGTGTGAACTACCAGAATGTCCAGCAATGCTTGCAGACCGGTCAGACCACGGGCGGCATCTATCAGCTCGTCAACCTGTTCAGCGGCGGTGCATTGCTGCAGGTCTCGATCTTCGCGCTCGGGATCATGCCGTACATCACGGCGAGTATCATCGTGCAGCTGCTCCGGGTGGTCATTCCCCGCTTCCAGATGCTCTATGAGGAAGGCGCGTCCGGCCAGTCGAAGCTGACGCAGTACACGCGTTACCTCACCATCGCCCTGGGCCTCCTGAATGCCACGACCCTGGTGTCTTTGGCCCGTTCCGGCCAGTTGCTGCCCAACTGCCAGCTGCCGATCATCCCGGACACGAGTATCATCACCACGATCCTCCTCATCATCACGCTGACGGCCGGCACCGGCCTGATCATGTGGATGGGCGAACTCGTCACCGAAAAGGGTGTTGGCAACGGGATGTCGCTGCTCATCTTCACGTCCATCGCAGCCGGTTTCCCCGGATCGCTCGGCGCGATCTGGACGGCTCAGGGCCCGGGCACCTTCTTCATGGTCCTGGCCATCGGCCTGCTGACCGTGGGGCTCGTGGTCTTCGTCGAGCAGTCCCAGCGCAGGATCCCGGTGCAGTATGCCAAGCGCATGATCGGCCGCCGGACCGTCGGCGGTACCAGCACGTACATCCCCATCAAGGTGAACATGGGCGGCGTCGTGCCTGTCATCTTCGCATCCTCGATGCTGTACCTGCCGGGCCTGGTTTCCCAGTTCAACCAGCCGGCGCCCGGCGAGCCGCTGGCGCCCTGGGTTGAGTGGATCAACAACAATCTGACCCGTGGCGACCACCCCATCTACATGGCGCTCTACTTCGCCATGATTGTGTTCTTCACGTACTTCTATGTTGCGATCACTTTCAACCCTGAAGAAGTTTCTGACAACATGAAGAAGTACGGCGGCTTCATTCCGGGGATCCGTGCCGGCAAGCCGACCGCAGACTACCTGCAGTACGTGCTTTCCCGGATTACCCTGCCCGGTGCCATTTACCTGGGCCTTGTGGCGCTGATCCCGCTGATCGCACTGGTCCTGATCAACGCCAACCAGAACTTCCCGTTCGGTGGCACCTCGATCCTGATCATGGTCGGCGTCGGTTTGGAGACCGTCAAGCAGATTGACGCGCAGCTACAGCAGCGTCACTACGAAGGGCTTTTGCGATGACGAGAATGTTGATTATCGGACCTCCCGGATCCGGCAAGGGGACGCAGGCGGAACGCATTTCGGAGCGCCTCGGCGTCGTGGCGATCTCCACCGGCGACATCTTCCGCGCCAACGTCAAGGGTGAGACTCCGCTGGGCATCGAAGCCAAGAAGTACATGGACGCAGGGGACTTCGTTCCGGACAGCGTGACGAACAAGATGGTCCGCGACCGTCTCAGCGAGGACGACGTCGAAAGCGGCTTCCTGCTGGACGGCTACCCCCGCACGACCGCGCAGGTGGATTACCTCGACGCGATTCTGGCCGATGGCGACCAGAAGCTTGACGTTGTCCTGCAGCTCACGGCCGATGACGAGGAACTCATCTCACGTCTCCTGGGCCGTGCCAAGGAAACCGGCCGCAGCGATGACAACGAGGCCGTCATCCGGCACCGCCTAGACCTGTACCACGAGCAGACGGAAGCCGTGGTGGCGAAGTACGCCGACCGCGGCATCCTGACGCGTGTCGACGGGATCGGCGGCATCGACGAGGTCACCGACCGCGTCATGCAGGCCATCAAAGAGGCCCAGAAGGCCTGAGCCTGAACCCTTGATCTTGAGGCCCTTCCCGGACCACCGGGAGGGGCCTCAGCCATTTGGCCGCGCAGCCCCGGAAACAAGCGCGGCTCCATTGAAAGGACGCTGCTGATGGCCTTCGGCCAGCCCCGCATCGAATACAAGACCAACGCCCAGATGCGCACCATGCACGAGGCCGGACTGGTGCTCAGCCGCGCCCTGGATGCTGCCGTGGCCGCCGCGGTGCCCGGCAGGACCACCCGGGACCTCGACGCCGTCTTCGCGGCCGTCCTCGAGGATGCCGGCGCAACATCGAACTTCCTCGGCTACCACGGCTTCCCGGCCACCATCTGCACCTCGGTCAACGAGGAAGTCGTCCACGGCATCCCCGGCGACCGTGTGCTGCGGGACGGGGACATCATCTCGATCGACGGTGGCGCGATCCTGGACGGCTGGCACGCCGATTCGGCCCGGACCGTGATCGTAGGGACCGGGGACCCGGAGGACCAGCGTCTCTCCGACGTCACGGAGACGGCGATGTGGCATGGCATTGCCGCCCTCGCCACCGGCAAGTTTGTCGGTGACATCGGCTCCGCCGTCGACGACTACGTCTCATCGGTGCCGGGGAAGCCGCTCGGGATACTGGAGGACTACGTGGGCCACGGCATCGGCTCCGAAATGCACATGGCCCCGGACGTGCTGAATTACCGGACCAGCCACCGGGGGCCGAAGATCCGGCCGGGGCTGTGCCTCGCCATCGAACCCATGCTGGTGCGCGGCAGCATCGACACCGCCGTGCTGGCGGACGACTGGACCGTGGTGACCACCGACGGCAAGCGCTCCTGCCAATGGGAGCACTCCGTGGCGGTCCACGAGAACGGCATCTGGGTGCTGTCGGCGGCGGACGGGGGAGTCGCGAAGCTGGCGCCGCTCGGCGTCGTGCCTGTCCCGATTCCCTGACCGCTTCCCGCGCGTCGGCGACCCGCAATGTCATCCCCGATGCGGAAAATCCCTGGCGAGGCCGGCAATCCGGCGTCGCCAGGGATTTTGCGTGTCACCCGGACTGCTGCGCGTCGAAGGCTGCCAGCGCGCCGAAGGGCACAATGGAGCCATGACTGCGATTACCGATGTGCCGGGAATCAGGGTGGGCCACGCCACCAGGACCGCTGACGGGTGGCTGAGCGGCGTGACCGTGGTCCTGCCGCCGCCGGGCACGGCCGGGTCCGTGGATGTGCGCGGCGGCGGCCCCGGAACCCATGAAACCGACGCACTGGACCCAACCACCCTGACGGCCCGGGTCGACGCCGTGGTGCTCACCGGCGGCAGCGCCTACGGCCTGCTGGCAGCCCACGGCGCCCAGCGCTGGTGTGAAGAGGACGGGCGCGGCTTCCCCGTGACCGGCGGGGTGGTCCCCATCGTGCCGGCCGCGGCGATCTTCGACCTGGGCCGCGGCGGGGACTTCACGGCCCGTCCGGACCTGGCCATGGGATACGAAGCCACCGCAGCTGCCGCCGCCCGGGAGTTCGGGCACGACGTCGAACGCGGCAACGTCGGTGCCGGCACCGGAGCGGCAATCGGCCGGGGACAGTTCAAGGGGGGAGTGGGAACAGCGTCCGTCACCCTCGAGAACATTTCCGGCGAGGGCTCTGTGGTTGTGGGGGCCATAGCAGTAGTCAACGCGCTGGGACTGCCATGGGGCACATCGCCGCGACGGGCGGAACCCGGCAGCGTGCGTCAAAGCTGGGGCCACGACGGTGGGGTTCCCGGGCCGAGCTTGCGAGGCGAGGGGGTCGGTGGGGAGGAACGAGCGAGCACTCCGAGGGTTTCGGCTGTCACGGCGGAAGCCGAGTCGGGCGCACCCCGTGGCGCTTCAGCCCCAGCGCCGCCGCCGCTCAACACCACCCTCGTCGTCGTCGCCACCAACGCCGTGCTGGACGCCGCCGAATGCAAGCGGACCGCATCCGCGTCGCACGCCGGCCTGGCCCGGGCGCTGAATCCGAGCCACACCCTGGTTGACGGGGATACGGTGTTCTGCCTCGCCACGGGCGGCATCGCCCTGGACCGCAGCAGCGAAGCCATCCGGCAGCTGAGCCTCATCACGCTGCAGAGCGCGGCTGCCGACGTCGTCCGCCTGGCCATCCTGGACGGAGTCGCCAGCGCGCACGCCGTCGTCACCCCTGCCGGCGAATTTCGTGCATACCGGGACGATGTGCGCTAGCATTGCTGGATTTAACATTCCGCCGGCAATGGCGTAGTGTTGTCTGTTGGTTGTCTGCCCTGTTGTGCCCTTTTGGGTACCGGGAGGCATCAGCCAAACAATCAAAAACGTCCGCGGTCCTTTCCGGTGCAATCCGGGAGGCCGTGGCAAACAACAGTTAGCGGAGGGTATGGCCAAGAAGGACGGGGTCATTGAGATCGAGGGCGTTGTGACTGAGGCGCTGCCTAACGCGATGTTTCGCGTTGAGCTCACCAACAAGCACATCGTTCTGGCACACATCTCTGGAAAGATGCGCCAGCACTACATCAGGATTCTCCCTGAGGACCGGGTAGTGGTGGAGCTGAGCCCGTACGACCTGACACGTGGTCGTATCGTCTACCGCTACAAGTAAACACTGGGCGGCCAGAGCAACAGCCGAAGGCCGGTCCAGCTGACCAACTGCAACACGCAAAGGAACGCCATGAAGGTCAAGCCGAGCGTCAAGCAGATCTGCGAAAAGTGCAAAGTGATCCGCCGTAATGGCCGGGTCATGGTGATCTGCGAGAACCCGCGCCACAAGCAGCGCCAGGGCTAATTTCCCTTCCGGGAAAACCTGGGTTGCTAACCCACGCAAGTAAATAAAGGCAGCACAAGCTGATCTGGGACATTGAGCAACAACGAGTCCGGACAGCTAACCCCCGGTCGGAGGCTGGGGCCGCACGGAACGTGCGGGTGTACTGCCTACGACCTCCGGCTTATTCAAGGAGCACTGCCACTATGGCTCGTCTCGCTGGCGTAGACATTCCCCGCGAAAAGCGGTTGGAAATTGCGCTTACTTACATCTACGGCGTGGGCAAGACCCGTGCACACGAAACCCTGGCTGCCACCGGCATCAGCGCTGACGTTCGGGTCAAGGATCTGTCCGACGCCGAGCTGGTCCAGCTTCGTGACTACATTGAAGGCAACTACAAGGTTGAGGGTGACCTTCGCCGCGAGGTAGCCGCTGACATCCGCCGCAAGGTTGAGATCGGCAGCTACGAAGGCCTGCGCCACCGCAAGGGCCTGCCCGTACGCGGACAGCGTACGAAGACCAACGCACGTACCCGCAAGGGCCCGAAGCGTACCGTCGCCGGCAAGAAGAAGACCCGCTAAAGCCCATTTGCCCCCTAAAATCGCTAACGCGATTTCAGGGAACCCGGCAAATGAGGGAATAGCGGATCTTTCCCCCGATAACTTTCTGTAGGAGAAAAAATGCCCCCGAAGACTCGTGGCGCGGTTCGCAAGCCGCGTAAGAAGGACAAGAAGAATATCGCGCTGGGCCAGGCGCACATCAAGAGCACCTTTAACAACACCATCGTTTCCATCACGGACCCGAACGGTGCTGTCATCTCCTGGGCGTCGTCCGGTGAGGTTGGCTTCAAGGGCTCGCGTAAGTCCACCCCGTTCGCTGCCCAGATGGCCGCCGAAGCCGCCGCGAAGCGTGCACAGGAGCACGGCATGCGCAAGGTTGACGTGTTCGTCAAGGGACCGGGCTCCGGACGCGAAACGGCCATCCGTTCACTGCAGGCTGCTGGCCTCGAGGTTGGATCCATCCAGGATGTAACCCCCAGCGCCCACAACGGCTGCCGTCCGCCGAAGCGCCGCCGCGTCTAAGGCTTTCAAGCGCTCAGGAGCTTGCCCGGACCCTCACCGGTCCGGGCAGGCCCAGCCGCGTTAAGTCTTCAGACCGATCTTTCCACCACCTGTGTTGCGTCATATAGCGGATGCTCGCCGAAAGGAAACCTAAGTGCTCATTGCACAGCGCCCCACCCTCTCCGAAGAGGTCGTCTCCGATAACCGCTCCCGTTTCATTATTGAACCGCTGGAGCCGGGATTCGGTTACACCCTCGGAAACTCCCTCCGCCGTACCCTGCTCTCCTCCATCCCCGGTGCCTCTGTCACGAGCCTCCGGATCGATGGCGTGCTGCATGAGTTCACCACGGTTCCGGGTGTCAAGGAAGATGTCACTGAGATCATCCTGAACATCAAGAACCTGTCGGTTTCCTCCGAGCACGATGAGCCGGTTGTTGCTTACCTGCGCAAGCAGGGACCGGGAGTCGTCACCGCCGCGGACATCGCTCCGCCGGCCGGCGTCGAATTCCACAACCCGGATCTGCACATTGCCACGCTGAACTCGAAGGGCAAGTTCGAACTCGAACTGACCATCGAGCGCGGCCGCGGCTACGTTTCGGCAGCTCAGAACAAGTCCGGCGATTCCGAGATCGGCCGCATCCCGGTCGACTCGATCTACTCGCCGGTTCTGAAGGTTACTTTCCGCGTGGAAGCTACCCGCGTTGAGCAGCGCACTGACTTCGACAAGCTCATTGTCGACGTCGAGACCAAGCAGGCCATCGCCCCGCGCGATGCGGTTGCTTCGGCAGGTACCACCCTGGTGGAACTGTTCGGTCTGGCCCGCGAGCTGAACACCGCAGCTGAAGGTATCGAGATTGGCCCGTCGCCGACGGATGCTGCCCTGGCAGCTGACATGGCCCTGCCGATCGAGGATCTGGACCTCACAGTCCGTTCCTACAACTGCCTCAAGCGTGAGGGCATCCACACCGTGGGTGAACTCGTGGCTCGCTCCGAGGCTGACCTCATGGACATCCGTAACTTCGGTGCGAAGTCCATCGATGAGGTCAAGGCAAAGCTGGTTGAACTGGGCCTGTCCCTCAAGGACTCGCCTCCCGGTTTTGACCTCGCAGCACGCGCTGCCGCAATTGAAGAGGACGACGCCGCGTTCAGCGACGACGAACTCTAACAAACAGATCTTGGCCGGCTGGCTGGATGCACCACGGTGTGCGCAGCCAACTGGCTTCCATATGAGGAGAAACTATTATGCCTACCCCCGCTAAGGGTCCGCGCCTCGGAGGCGGAGCGGCTCACGAGCGTCTTATGCTCGCGAACCTGTCCGCCGCACTGTTCGAGCACAAGCGGATCACCACCACGGTGACCAAGGCCAAGCGACTGAAGCCGTACGCCGAGCGCCTGGTGACTTTCGCCAAGCGTGGCGACCTGGCTTCCCGCCGTCGCGTGCTCGGCCTGATCAGCAACAAGGGCATCGTCCACGAGCTGTTCACCGACATTGCACAGGCAGTGGAGAACCGCGACGGTGGCTACACCCGCATCACCAAGATCGGCAACCGCAAGGGCGACAACGCTCCCATGGCTGTCATCGAACTGGTTCTCGAGCCGGTTTCCGCCAAGCAGGCCGTGGTAGCCGAGGCTACCTCCGCTGCCAAGCGCGATGCCGACAAGAAGGACGCTGACACGGCAGAAGCCGCTCCGGTTGCTGAAACCGAAGTTGCCGAGACCGAAGAGGCTCCTGAAGCTGAAGCTGCTGCTGCTACCGAAGAGGCTCCGGCCGCCGAGGAAGCAGCCCCCGAGTCCGAGAAGGACGCGAAGTAGTTCGCTGATTTCTTCGCATAGACTTAAGTCTATGAACGACCAGAAACCCGCTGCCCCCGTTAGAGGGGGCGGCGGGTTTTTGCGTATCCGGCTTGATCTGGCGTACGACGGCGGCCCCTTCAGCGGGTGGGCCGTCCAGCCGGGACGGCGCACCGTCCAGGGGACCCTCGAGCAGGCCCTTGAGCTGCTGATACGGCGCCCGATCCGGGTGACCGTCGCCGGACGCACCGACGCCGGCGTACACGCCCGGGGACAGGTGGTCCACCTGAACCTCAGCGAGGCGGAATGGCTGGGCCTGAACCGGGGCGTTGAACTGGACCCCGCCGTCGCCCTGCTGCGCCGGCTCCGCGGCGCGCTCAGCCGCGGCCTGGGGGACCTCGCGGGGGCGATTGAGGTGCACCGGGTCAGCGTGGCTCCGGAAGGCTTCGACGCCCGGTTCTCGGCCCTTTGGCGCCGCTACAGCTACCGGATCGCGGACGGCCCGGCCCTCTGGGATCCGCTCGGGCGCACGTGGACGCTCTGGCACAAGGAACGGCTCGACGTCGGCTTGCTCAACGAGGGGGCCTCCCAGTTGCTGGGGTTGCAGGACTTCCGGTCCTACTGCAAGCCGCGGGAGGGCGCCACGACCATCCGCGAACTGCAGCGCTTCGAGTTCGCCCGCGGTGCCGACGGCGTCATCGTCGCCACCGTGCAGGCGGATGCGTTCTGCCACAATATGGTGCGCTCCCTCGTGGGGTCGGCCGTGTATGTCGGGGCGGGAGTCGAGGCGCCGGGGTGGCTGCACGAGCGGCTCCTGGCGCGGTCGCGGGACGCCAAGTCCGTCCTGGCCGCCCCGCACCCTCTGGTTCTCGAGGAAATCGCCTACCCCTCCGACGCAGGGCTCCTGGCCAGGGCAGTACTGACCCGGGCGCGGCGCCTGTAAACGTTGCTGCCCCGGCTGGCGTTACTGCTCGAGCTGGGTCGGGGCCTCTTCCGCCGGCAATGTCATGGTGAATGTTGTGCCGGAACCGGGTGTGCTGACGCAGGAGATGTCTCCACCGTGCCTCTCGACGATGGACTGCGTGATGGAAAGGCCCAGGCCGACGCCGGGGATGGCTGACTGCCTGGCTGCGCGGGTGCGGAAGAACCGCGTGAAGATCCGGGTGGCTTCCTCTTCGCTGATGCCCATCCCGGTGTCCTGCACCTTGAGCTGGACCCACGAGGCGTCGCTGGCGGGCGCTGACGGTCACGGAACCACCCGCGGGCGAATACTTGATGGCGTTTGACACCAGGTTGTCGAGGGCCTGGCCGATGCGGAGTGGGTCCGCGTGCGCCCAGAGAGGCACCGGAACGTCGGTGCTGAGGGAGACGTTGGTGGCGTCGGCCTGGGCCTGGGCGGATCCGATGCTGGTCTCGACCAGTCCGGAGAGGTCAGTCCGGCGCGGATGGACGGCCAGGACTGTTGACGCGGATACGAGCAAATCGGAGACGAGCGACAGCAGCCTCTCGGCGTTGCGCTGGACCACCTCCAGCCTCCGGACGGCCACCGGCGAGTAGCCTTCCACCTCGCTCAGCACCAGGTCCACGTTGCCGAGGACTGACATCAGGGGACTCCGGAATTCGTGGGAGACGTTGGAGATCAGGTCTTCCTTGGCGGCCAAAGCCTCTACGAGGCCTGTGACGTCGCTGGAGACGATGACGGCCCTGCTGAAGCCGCCGTCGTCGTTCTTGATGATCCGTGCTGCTGTTGAGATGGCGCGCTGGTTCGGACCCTCGCCAGTCCAGACGAGATAGTCCGCGAAGGTTTCCCCCGCCACCGCCCGGTGAATCGGCCGCTTGTCCTCGGGAAGGGGCGTCACCCGGTCCTGGCCGAACATGAGCTGCCGCGACTCCTCGGCCGCCGTACCCGAGGCGGTAGGGGAGGCGGCCTGCTGGAATATTGCCTGCTGCCCATTGACCAGGATGGTCCGGCCGTCTGCGTCGACGGCGACAATCCCGACGTCGATCGTGTCCAGAACGGTCTTGAGCAAGCGTTCGCGCTTCCTGCTTTCAACCAGCAGTTCGCGCAGTTCTTCGTCCTTCTTCTCCAGCCGCTGGCGTTGAACCCGGACGTTGGCACTGGCGAAACGGATGGCCAGCGAGATGGTGAGCATCATTAGCGGCAGCAGAACTGCGCTGGTGATGTCGGAGGGTGAAATGTTGGGAAATTTTTGGAGTACCGACGGCAGCGTGACCAAAAGGGTGCAGAAAAAGCTCAGGAAGACCGTGGTGCGGGCAAAAGCGGTGGAGGTGGACAGCCAGATCACGGGGAATATGGCCAGAACTCCGAGGCCGGCAACCGCCGGAACGGCGCCGTTGCGTGCGAGGCCAATGACCACGAAATCGAGAATCGGAATCACGAGGAAGGCATTTGCCGGCAGCCGTTCCCACGGAACTAGGAAGCAGGCAATAAATAGGCCCGCCATGAGGACAATGGACGCAATGAATGTGCCGTTTTGTATCAGGGTAGGCCAGACCGCGGGCGCCGCCACGGCCAACGCCGCGAGAAGGACCGTTACCGGAAGCTGGCAAAACGCGACCTGGACGCGGGGTTTTAGTCGTCGGAAAAAACGGTCCGTGTCGCGGACCAGCAGCTGCTCACCCAATGTTGTACCGGCCGGAACGGGTGCAGGGGCCGGGGCCGGGGGAGGCGCCGGGCCGGGTGCAGGTGCGGAGGCCAGTGCGGGGGTAGCGGCCACGGCCCCTGCGGCGATGGCGGCCGCTGAGCACGATTTCGGCTCCGCTCTTGATCCCGGGCTGCCCGCGGGGGGGGGGGGGGGGGGGGGGGGGGGGGGGGGGGGGGTCCTGCGCCATAATGGCCTTTTGCTGAACGTTGCAACCCGGACGGTGGTCTCGCGGGGCACGGAATTGGTGCTGACCCGAAGCGAATTCGACCTGCTCCATGAGCTTTTGCGGGGGACCGGCGCGGTACGGACCCGATCAGACCTGGTGCGTGGCGAGCACTACCGGGATGACACTTATATCAGCGGAGCCGATGAACGGGCGGTGGAGGTCCACATCGGAAATCTCCGTCGCAAGCTCGGCGAAGATCAGCAGGACCCCCGATGGCTGATCACTTTTCGCGGGGTGGGCTACCGGCGGGCGCCCAAGCGCGCGGAGTGATTCAGCTCCGGGCTGCGGGCTATTCGTCCCGCGAGAGGTAGCACTGCTGGAGTGCATGGATTGTGGCCTGGCCGACTTCGGCGATAAAGGCCACCTGCGCCGGCGCCTGCGCCTGCGGCGAAGGCAGGTCCCCGTTCCGGATCATGCCTTCCAGCTCGACGGCCAGGCCGGCGAGCCGCGACCCTCCCACCATGAAGGTGGAGTTCTTCAGGCTCAGTACGGCGTCCATCGCGGCATCAGGGTCAAGGTCCGCCACTGACCGCATCAGATACTGGAGCCGCTTGTCCCAGATGCTGATGTAGTCCCTCGCGAAGGACCGGGCTACGCCCGAATCGCCCAACTCCTCTTCCAGCTGCCGGAGCACGGCCAGGTCAAGCAGCGGCAATCCGACCTCCGGACGCCCTTCCTGTGCAGCGTTTTCAGGGACCCGAGGCACCGACAGGCAGACGCCATTGCTGCTGCCGTCGGCTGCGCCGGACCTTGAAGTGGACATGACCTAAGGCTACTTTCTGGCCTTGTAAAAACCTTTGGTGACAGTGGCTCTTGCGGAAACCCTGCGGATTCATTGTGCTTCGCAGCCCGGTCCCGCCGGGCGGAGCGACGTTCGGAGGAATCTCAATGATGTTGTCAACGGATTCCTCGGGTGCCGACTATGGCGTGGGGTCCCTCGCGGTGGGCGTTACTACTTGGGGTTTGTGCGCCTTGGTGTTGCACGGCTCCAGCCGGCCAAGCGGGCCGCGTCTTCAGCGGTCCTCCCCTTTGCGCGGGCGTCTTGTGCGATCGCTAACTTATCGGCAATAACCGTAGGATCAGACATTGGCCGGCCGAAGCGTGTTCCGTTCTGCCTCGCGGCGGCGATGCCGGCGTTGACCCGCTCCACGCTCATACTCGGCCAGGGTGGCGAGCATGTTTAGCATCAGCCGGCCTGTCGAGGTCGCCGGGTCGATCCCGTCCGAGATGGATTGGACATGGACGCCGCGTTCTCGGAGCAAATTCACTGTGTTGAGCACGTCGATCAGTGACCGGCCCAACCGGTCCACCCGCCACACCACGACGGTGTCGCCCTCCTCGGCATACTCGAGGAGCCTCTTCATTCCGGGCCGCCCGATTGCCGTCCTACTCCCCGAGGTCACGTCGGCGAAGACGTCGCGTCTCTGCACGCCCGCGGCGACAAGAGCATCGAACTGCAGCTGAGCATCCTGGCTCGAAGTACTCACTCGCGTATAGCCCAGTTGTCTCAGGGGTCAATTCTGACTCAAAAAGTCCTCAGCGTACCGCCACTGAGACAATTCACTGTGAGACGCTTTTCCGAACAAAGATAGTCCCGCGCTCAGCGCCTCGTCTCGTACCTGGTTAGGACCACGCCGCCGGGAAACGTCCGCGTCTCCACTAGGTCCAGGTTCACCCAGCTGTCCAGCGCGGTGAAGAACGGCGTTCCGCCGCCCACCAGGACCGGATGGGTGGCCAGCGCGTACTCGTCGATCAGCCCGGCCCGCATGGCCGCCCCGGCGAGCGTTGCGCCGCCGACGCTCATCGGGCCGCCGTCCTCGGCCTTGAGCCGGGTGATCTCGGCGATCGCGTCGCCGGTGACTAGGCGGGTGTTCCAGTCGACCTTGTCGATCGTCGAGGAGAACACCACCTTCGGCGTGTCTCGCCAGTTCCGCGCGAACTCGATCTCCGCCGGGGTGGCGTTGGGCTGCTGGTCGCCAGTCGGCCAGTAGGAGCTCATTGTCTCCCAGAGCTTGCGTCCGTAAAGCGACAGGCCGCTCGCCCGCTCCTGGTCGAGCCACCATTGGAACAATTCGTCGCTCGGCCCGCTCCAGCGAATGTCGTCGCCGGTCGCGGCGATGTAGCCGTCCAGGGTCAGGTTCATGCCGTAGATCAGTTTCCGCATGGCGCCAGCCTTCCGTCAGTCGGTCTCCAGAGTATAGATCGGGCCCGGCGCGGGAAACTCATCGGTGCGCGGTCTGACTCGCAGGTAGTCCTCGTGCTCAGGGCTCAGCGCGGCATACTCGAGCGCCTCACGCCGCGACGCCCCGTCGAACATGAGCACGCCCAGCCCGGTGGAGGATCCGCCAAGGGCGGCAGGGGTGACATTTATCGCTGCTAAAACGCCGCCCTTTATCGCTCCGATTCACAGACTTTCTCATCTACCCGCTGGCCCCGCCGAGGTCCAGGGCAGTGTCTTGAGAGTCTGAGACAGCAGGTGCGTTACTTCTTTATACCGGTTCGCGTCAGGCGGTTTCTGCCCTGACGGTGTTGGTGATGCTGCCGACTCCTTCCACGGTCACGGTGATGGTGTCGCTGTCTTTGAGGAACAGTTGGGGGTCTCGGCGGTATCCGACTCCGGATGGTGTGCCGGTGAGGATGACGTCCCCTGGCTCCAGCGTGGTGAATTCGGTGATGGTGGCGATGAGTGTGGGGATGCTGAAGATCAGGTGGGAAAGGTCAGATTTTTGTACAACTTCCCCGTTCAGGGTTGTGCTGATGCCTGCCTTGCTGATGTCGGCTTCTGTCCGGGTGACGATGTAGGGGCCGACCGGGGTGGTGTTGTCCCAGACCTTGCCCTGCAACCATTGGTGGGATCTGTTTTGGTAGTCGCGCATGGTGACGTCGTTGGAGACGCAATA harbors:
- the rplQ gene encoding 50S ribosomal protein L17, with the translated sequence MPTPAKGPRLGGGAAHERLMLANLSAALFEHKRITTTVTKAKRLKPYAERLVTFAKRGDLASRRRVLGLISNKGIVHELFTDIAQAVENRDGGYTRITKIGNRKGDNAPMAVIELVLEPVSAKQAVVAEATSAAKRDADKKDADTAEAAPVAETEVAETEEAPEAEAAAATEEAPAAEEAAPESEKDAK
- a CDS encoding tRNA pseudouridine(38-40) synthase TruA, translated to MNDQKPAAPVRGGGGFLRIRLDLAYDGGPFSGWAVQPGRRTVQGTLEQALELLIRRPIRVTVAGRTDAGVHARGQVVHLNLSEAEWLGLNRGVELDPAVALLRRLRGALSRGLGDLAGAIEVHRVSVAPEGFDARFSALWRRYSYRIADGPALWDPLGRTWTLWHKERLDVGLLNEGASQLLGLQDFRSYCKPREGATTIRELQRFEFARGADGVIVATVQADAFCHNMVRSLVGSAVYVGAGVEAPGWLHERLLARSRDAKSVLAAPHPLVLEEIAYPSDAGLLARAVLTRARRL
- a CDS encoding ATP-binding protein, whose product is MGISEEEATRIFTRFFRTRAARQSAIPGVGLGLSITQSIVERHGGDISCVSTPGSGTTFTMTLPAEEAPTQLEQ
- a CDS encoding Hpt domain-containing protein, translating into MSTSRSGAADGSSNGVCLSVPRVPENAAQEGRPEVGLPLLDLAVLRQLEEELGDSGVARSFARDYISIWDKRLQYLMRSVADLDPDAAMDAVLSLKNSTFMVGGSRLAGLAVELEGMIRNGDLPSPQAQAPAQVAFIAEVGQATIHALQQCYLSRDE
- a CDS encoding dihydrofolate reductase family protein, yielding MRKLIYGMNLTLDGYIAATGDDIRWSGPSDELFQWWLDQERASGLSLYGRKLWETMSSYWPTGDQQPNATPAEIEFARNWRDTPKVVFSSTIDKVDWNTRLVTGDAIAEITRLKAEDGGPMSVGGATLAGAAMRAGLIDEYALATHPVLVGGGTPFFTALDSWVNLDLVETRTFPGGVVLTRYETRR